The nucleotide window CGCGACGCCTACGAGCGCTGGCAGAACGGCGGCGACGTGTCGCCAGCAGAACGGGTTCGGCTCCAGGGGTACGATCCGTGTAACGCGACACTGGAGTCGGAGTACTACGCGGAGAAAGACGAGGAGGCGTTCCAGGAGTCGAAGTACCTCCAGTGGCTCTGGCGGCAGTTCGACGACACCCCGATGGCCGACAACATCGAGTTCGCGCTCCGGTTCCGACGGATGCTCGCCGACCACCTGTTCGCGGACTGTGGCGACGACTGTCGGTTCTTCAAGGGGATCTCGTTCACCTACGGCCACAACATCGAGGTGGGGGACAACGTCGTGATCCACGACGACGTCCACTTGGACGACCGCGGGGAGTTGACCATCGGCGACCGGGTGTCGATTGCCGACTCCGCACACGTCTACTCCCACGACCACGACGTAGTCGACCAGACGGAGGTGTACAACTACCACACCGTCGTGGACGACGACGCGCGAATCGGCTTCGACGCGATGGTGCGAGCGGGCTCTCGTGTCGGCGAGAACGCGATGCTCGGCGCGAAGGCGATCCTCCAGGGGGACGTGCCCGACCACCACGTCGCCGTCGGCACCCCCGCCCGGAGCGTCCGGGTCAAGCCCGGGTGGGAGTCCGTCGCCGCCGACGTGGACGACCGGCTGCCGGACGGGCGGGAAGAACGGAGACTCGAGTACGCGCTGTCGGGTGAGTTCGACGAGTTCGACGAGTTCGGGCGGGAGCTGACCCCGCCCGACGGCGTCGAGGCCGACGACGACTGATCGAGCGAGGCTGTTCTGGCGTGTCTCACCCGT belongs to Halobaculum sp. MBLA0143 and includes:
- a CDS encoding acyltransferase — translated: MTKRHVELPADAESGVSAFLERVDERLASEEDTCAVVRETLVDLFGDRDAYERWQNGGDVSPAERVRLQGYDPCNATLESEYYAEKDEEAFQESKYLQWLWRQFDDTPMADNIEFALRFRRMLADHLFADCGDDCRFFKGISFTYGHNIEVGDNVVIHDDVHLDDRGELTIGDRVSIADSAHVYSHDHDVVDQTEVYNYHTVVDDDARIGFDAMVRAGSRVGENAMLGAKAILQGDVPDHHVAVGTPARSVRVKPGWESVAADVDDRLPDGREERRLEYALSGEFDEFDEFGRELTPPDGVEADDD